A section of the Harmonia axyridis chromosome 2, icHarAxyr1.1, whole genome shotgun sequence genome encodes:
- the LOC123672516 gene encoding zinc finger Y-chromosomal protein 1-like isoform X1, with protein sequence MNAESNEIDKTVECSEIEENFRSQLKKNEDISKQFIDENEVHERIVDLENDDDSLNIKESPKLCDESSYSNTKKHHCRLCDYATKQKRTLKQHVNSVHINLREHECHLCDYATNQKACLKLHIDSVHFNLKEHKCHLCDYAANQKVFVKQHIAAVHYNLKEHKCHLCDYASNYKNLIKQHIAAVHYKLKKHVCDMCDFATNRKVHLKQHIDSVHLKLKKHKCHLCDYAANHKGNLMKHVNSVHLNLKEHKCYMCDYATNIKQLLKQHIDSVHLKLKGHKCHLCGYAANQKQNLKRHIDAVHLNLKTHKCHLCDYAVNRKEMLDQHINSAHLNLKQYKCHMCDYATNQKASLKLHIDSVHFNLKEHKCHLCDYATNQKVFLKQHIDAVHFNLKKHKCHLCDFATNYKYSIKQHINHVHLHLKEHKCHTCDYATNNKQLIEQHIDSVHVNLNHVNSNDSDMGQHVLTENSKHEDSIHFNEHDYAENQNMVIKQDIDLVHLE encoded by the exons ATGAATGCGGAATCAAATGAAATAGATAA AACTGTTGAGTGTTCAGAGATTGAAGAGAACTTCAGgtctcaattgaaaaaaaatgaagatatttccaaacaattcatTGATGAGAATGAAGTTCATGAGAGGATTGTAGACTTGGAAAATGATGATGATTCTTTGAATATAAAAGAATCACCCAAAttatgtgatgaatcttcttaTTCAAATACGAAGAAACATCACTGCCgcctgtgtgattatgctacaaaacaaaaaagaacGCTCAAACAACATGTAAATTCTGTTCATATAAATTTGAGGGAACATgagtgtcacctgtgtgattatgcgACCAATCAGAAAGCTTGTCTCAAACTACATATAGATTCagttcatttcaatttgaaggaacataagtgtcacctgtgtgacTATGCTGCAAATCAGAAAGTGTTTGTCAAACAACATATTGCAGCTGTTCATTACAATTTGAAggaacataagtgtcacctgtgcGATTATgcttcaaactataaaaatttaatcaaacaacATATTGCAGCTGTTCATtacaaattgaagaaacatGTATGTGATATGTGTGATTTTGCTACTAACAGAAAAGTGCATCTCAAACAacatatagattctgttcatttgaaattgaagaaacataagtgtcacctCTGTGATTATGCTGCAAACCATAAAGGCAATCTCATGAAACATGTAAATtcagttcatttaaatttgaaggaACATAAGTGTTACatgtgtgattatgctacaaataTTAAACAATTACTAAAACAACATATAGAttcagttcatttgaaattgaaaggaCATAAATGCCACCTGTGTGGTTATGCTGCAAATCAGAAACAGAATCTCAAAAGACATATTGATgctgttcatttaaatttgaagacacataagtgtcatctatgtgaTTATGCTGTAAATCGTAAAGAAATGCTTGACCAACATATAAATTCAGctcatttaaatttgaagcAATATAAGTGTCACatgtgtgattatgctacaaatcAGAAAGCTAGTCTCAAACTACATATAGATTCAGTACATTTCAATTTGAAGGAACATAAGTGCCACCTGTGTGACTATGCTACAAATCAGAAAGTTTTTCTCAAACAACATATTGATGCtgttcatttcaatttgaagaaacataagtgtcacctgtgtgattttGCTACAAACtataaatattcaatcaaacAACATATAAATCATGTTCATTTACATTTGAAGGAACATAAGTGTCACACttgtgattatgctacaaataataaacaattaatCGAACAACATATAGATTCAGTTCATGTAAATCTCAATCATGTAAATTCTAATGATTCAGATATGGGGCAACATGTGTTAACcgaaaattcaaaacatgaagATTCGATTCATTTCAATGAGCATGATTATGCCGAAAATCAGAACATGGTAATAAAACAAGATATAGATCTTGTCCATTTAGAATAA
- the LOC123672520 gene encoding zinc finger protein 596-like isoform X2, with the protein MDENGVHEKREQLENVFENDLIYPFNNDDSLNIKESPKFLEDSSNSSMKKHKCHLCDFATKHKRSLKQHVNSVHINLKEHECHMCDYATNYKYLIKQHIKRVHTNVKEHGCHMCDYAANRKALLDNHINSVHLNIKKFKCHLCDFAANTKTHLKQHIDSVHLKLKGHKCHLCDYAANQKVNLKQHINSFHLNLKRHKCHMCDYATNNKQLLEQHIDSVHLKLKEHKCHLCDYAANLKQHLNRHINSVHLNLKTHKCHLCDYAVNRKELLEQHINSAHLNLKQYKCHLCDYAANQNVNLKRHIDSVHINLKEHKCHMCDFAANQKVFLKQHIDAVHFNLKKHKCHLCDYATNYKYLIKQHINHVHLNLKEHKCHMCDYATNRKVLLNHHINSVHSNMKKHKCHLCDYAANQKIHLKHHIDSVHLKLKEHKCHLCDYAASQKMHLKQHIDSVHLNLKKHKCDMCDYATNYKQLLEQHKDSIHLKLKEHKCHLCNYAANLKENLKKHIDAVHLNLKKRKCHMCDYATNNKQSLEQHIDSVHKNLNQHMNSNDSDMKQHVSTENSKHKDSIHFNEHGYTQNQNS; encoded by the coding sequence ATGGATGAGAATGGAGTTCATGAGAAGAGAGAGCAGTTGgaaaatgtttttgaaaatgACTTGATATATCCTTTCAATAATGATGATTCCTTAAACATAAAAGAATCACCGAAATTCCTTGAAGATTCTTCCAATTCAAGTATGAAGAAACATAAGTGTCATCTGTGTGATTTTGCTACAAAACATAAAAGATCACTAAAACAACATGTAAATTCTGTTCATATAAATTTGAAGGAACATGAGTGTCACatgtgtgattatgctacaaacTATAAATATTTAATCAAACAACATATAAAACGTGTTCATACCAATGTGAAAGAACATGGGTGTCACATGTGTGATTATGCAGCAAATAGGAAAGCACTTCTCGATAATCATATTAATTCTGTACATTTGAATATAAAGAAATTTAAATGCCACCTGTGTGATTTTGCAGCCAATACGAAAACGCATCTCAAACAacatatagattctgttcatttgaaattaaaagGACATAAGTGCCACCTTtgtgattatgctgcaaatcAGAAAGTGAATCTCAAACAAcatataaattcatttcatttgaatttgaagagaCATAAGTGTCACatgtgtgattatgctacaaataataaacaattacTTGAACAACATATAGAttcagttcatttgaaattgaaagaacataagtgtcacctgtgtgattatgctgcaaatcTGAAACAGCATCTTAATCGACACATTAAttctgttcatttaaatttgaaaacacACAAATGTCACTTGTGTGATTATGCTGTGAATCGTAAAGAATTACTTGAACAACATATAAATTCAGCCCATTTAAATTTGAAGCAATATAAGTGTCAtctgtgtgattatgctgcaaatcAGAATGTCAATCTCAAACGACACATAGATTCAGTTCATATAAATTTGAAGGAGCATAAATGTCATATGTGTGATTTTGCTGCTAATCAGAAAGTTTTTCTCAAACAACATATCGATGCtgttcatttcaatttgaagaaacataagtgtcacctgtgtgattatgctacaaacTATAAATATTTAATCAAACAGCATATAAATCATGTACATTTAAATTTGAAGGAACACAAGTGTCACatgtgtgattatgctacaaataGAAAAGTGCTTCTCAATCATCATATCAATTCTGTACATTCAAATATGAAgaaacataaatgtcacctgtgtgattatgctgcaaatcagaaaattcatctcaaacatcatatagattcagttcatttgaaattgaaggaacataagtgtcacctcTGTGATTATGCTGCAAGTCAGAAAATGCATCTCAAAcaacatatagattctgtccatttgaatttgaagaaacatAAGTGTGACatgtgtgattatgctacaaattataaacaattactCGAACAACATAAAGATTCAatccatttgaaattgaaagaacATAAATGCCACCTGTGTAATTATGCTGCAAATCTGAAAGAGaatctcaaaaagcatatagatgctgttcatttgaatttgaagaaacgTAAGTGTCACATGTGTGACTATGCTACAAATAATAAACAATCATTGGAACAACATATAGATTCAGTTCATAAAAATCTCAACCAACATATGAATTCTAATGATTCAGATATGAAGCAACATGTGTCAACCGAAAATTCGAAACACAAAGATTCGATTCATTTCAATGAACATGGTTACACCCAAAATCAGAACAGTTAA
- the LOC123672520 gene encoding zinc finger protein 596-like isoform X1, whose amino-acid sequence MKVETNETDKTIECSELEDNFKTHLEKKVVHISEQLMDENGVHEKREQLENVFENDLIYPFNNDDSLNIKESPKFLEDSSNSSMKKHKCHLCDFATKHKRSLKQHVNSVHINLKEHECHMCDYATNYKYLIKQHIKRVHTNVKEHGCHMCDYAANRKALLDNHINSVHLNIKKFKCHLCDFAANTKTHLKQHIDSVHLKLKGHKCHLCDYAANQKVNLKQHINSFHLNLKRHKCHMCDYATNNKQLLEQHIDSVHLKLKEHKCHLCDYAANLKQHLNRHINSVHLNLKTHKCHLCDYAVNRKELLEQHINSAHLNLKQYKCHLCDYAANQNVNLKRHIDSVHINLKEHKCHMCDFAANQKVFLKQHIDAVHFNLKKHKCHLCDYATNYKYLIKQHINHVHLNLKEHKCHMCDYATNRKVLLNHHINSVHSNMKKHKCHLCDYAANQKIHLKHHIDSVHLKLKEHKCHLCDYAASQKMHLKQHIDSVHLNLKKHKCDMCDYATNYKQLLEQHKDSIHLKLKEHKCHLCNYAANLKENLKKHIDAVHLNLKKRKCHMCDYATNNKQSLEQHIDSVHKNLNQHMNSNDSDMKQHVSTENSKHKDSIHFNEHGYTQNQNS is encoded by the exons ATGAAAGTGGAAACGAATGAAACGGATAA AACTATTGAGTGTTCAGAACTTGAAGACAACTTCAAGACTCATTTGGAAAAAAAAGTTGTTCATATCTCTGAACAATTGATGGATGAGAATGGAGTTCATGAGAAGAGAGAGCAGTTGgaaaatgtttttgaaaatgACTTGATATATCCTTTCAATAATGATGATTCCTTAAACATAAAAGAATCACCGAAATTCCTTGAAGATTCTTCCAATTCAAGTATGAAGAAACATAAGTGTCATCTGTGTGATTTTGCTACAAAACATAAAAGATCACTAAAACAACATGTAAATTCTGTTCATATAAATTTGAAGGAACATGAGTGTCACatgtgtgattatgctacaaacTATAAATATTTAATCAAACAACATATAAAACGTGTTCATACCAATGTGAAAGAACATGGGTGTCACATGTGTGATTATGCAGCAAATAGGAAAGCACTTCTCGATAATCATATTAATTCTGTACATTTGAATATAAAGAAATTTAAATGCCACCTGTGTGATTTTGCAGCCAATACGAAAACGCATCTCAAACAacatatagattctgttcatttgaaattaaaagGACATAAGTGCCACCTTtgtgattatgctgcaaatcAGAAAGTGAATCTCAAACAAcatataaattcatttcatttgaatttgaagagaCATAAGTGTCACatgtgtgattatgctacaaataataaacaattacTTGAACAACATATAGAttcagttcatttgaaattgaaagaacataagtgtcacctgtgtgattatgctgcaaatcTGAAACAGCATCTTAATCGACACATTAAttctgttcatttaaatttgaaaacacACAAATGTCACTTGTGTGATTATGCTGTGAATCGTAAAGAATTACTTGAACAACATATAAATTCAGCCCATTTAAATTTGAAGCAATATAAGTGTCAtctgtgtgattatgctgcaaatcAGAATGTCAATCTCAAACGACACATAGATTCAGTTCATATAAATTTGAAGGAGCATAAATGTCATATGTGTGATTTTGCTGCTAATCAGAAAGTTTTTCTCAAACAACATATCGATGCtgttcatttcaatttgaagaaacataagtgtcacctgtgtgattatgctacaaacTATAAATATTTAATCAAACAGCATATAAATCATGTACATTTAAATTTGAAGGAACACAAGTGTCACatgtgtgattatgctacaaataGAAAAGTGCTTCTCAATCATCATATCAATTCTGTACATTCAAATATGAAgaaacataaatgtcacctgtgtgattatgctgcaaatcagaaaattcatctcaaacatcatatagattcagttcatttgaaattgaaggaacataagtgtcacctcTGTGATTATGCTGCAAGTCAGAAAATGCATCTCAAAcaacatatagattctgtccatttgaatttgaagaaacatAAGTGTGACatgtgtgattatgctacaaattataaacaattactCGAACAACATAAAGATTCAatccatttgaaattgaaagaacATAAATGCCACCTGTGTAATTATGCTGCAAATCTGAAAGAGaatctcaaaaagcatatagatgctgttcatttgaatttgaagaaacgTAAGTGTCACATGTGTGACTATGCTACAAATAATAAACAATCATTGGAACAACATATAGATTCAGTTCATAAAAATCTCAACCAACATATGAATTCTAATGATTCAGATATGAAGCAACATGTGTCAACCGAAAATTCGAAACACAAAGATTCGATTCATTTCAATGAACATGGTTACACCCAAAATCAGAACAGTTAA
- the LOC123672515 gene encoding zinc finger protein 808-like, whose amino-acid sequence MKVEASEMNEIIEFPNFKENIKTHLEKTEDVDISEQFIDENGVHERTIYLENIEHELRYPSKQNGFHDDSLQIEELPQIHKESFHLNMKKQKCRLCDFAANLKTELKRHFDSVHSNEKNHKCHLCGYATNHKVHLKQHMNSIHINLKEHKCHLCDFATNSKMILKRHVESVHLKLKQIKCHLCDYATNRKDLLKRHIESVHLNLKEHKCRLCDYAANQKMEIKRHFDSVHLKLKKHKCHMCDYAANSKKSVEWHEESVHYKLRKHKCHLCDYAANLKTNLERHLVSVHLNLKEHKCHLCDYAANLKINLKDHIESVHLKLKEHKCHLCDYATNRKDLLKRHIESVHLNLKEHKCRLCDYAANQKMQIKRHFDSVHLKLKKHKCHMCDYAANSKKSVEWHEESVHYKLRKHKCHLCDYAANLKKNLKDHIESVHLKLKEHNCLQCDFATNRFHFLKRHVQSVHLKLKEHKCHLCDYAANQKVHLEKHLNSVHLNLKPHKCHLCDYAANRKTYLQQHLNFVHLNSKKEVSPV is encoded by the exons atgaaagtgGAGGCAAGTGAAATGAATGA aattattgaatttcCGAATTTTAAAGAAAACATTAAGACCCATTTAGAAAAAACCGAAGATGTTGATATATCCGAACAATTCATAGATGAGAATGGCGTTCATGAGAGGACAATATACttggaaaatattgaacatGAATTAAGATATCCATCTAAACAAAATGGTTTTCATGATGATTCTTTACAAATAGAAGAATTGCCCCAAATTCATAAAGAATCTTTCCATCTCAATATGAAGAAACAAAAGTGTCGCCTGTGTGATTTTGCTGCAAATCTCAAAACGGAGCTCAAGAGACATTTCGATTCGGTTCATTCAAATGAGAAGAAtcataagtgtcacctgtgtgGTTATGCTACAAATCATAAAGTGCATCTTAAACAACATATGAATTCTATTCACATAAATTTGAAGGAACAcaagtgtcacctgtgtgattttGCTACAAATAGTAAAATGATTCTCAAACGACATGTAGAATccgttcatttgaaattgaagcaaattaagtgtcacctgtgtgattatgctacaaatcGGAAAGATCTTCTCAAACGACATATAGAAtcagttcatttgaatttaaaagaacataaatgtcgcctgtgtgattatgctgcaaatcAGAAAATGGAGATCAAGAGACATTTCGATTCggttcatttaaaattgaagaaacataaGTGTCATATGTGTGATTATGCCGCAAATTCTAAAAAAAGTGTTGAATGGCATGAAGAATCAGTCCATTATAAATTGAGgaaacataaatgtcacctgtgtgattatgctgcaaatcTGAAAACGAATCTCGAGAGACATTTAGTTTcggttcatttaaatttgaaagaacataagtgtcacctgtgtgattatgctgcaaatcTCAAAATAAATCTCAAAGATCATATAGAATCagttcatttaaaattgaaggaacataagtgtcacctgtgcGATTATGCTACAAATCGGAAAGATCTTCTCAAACGACATATAGAAtcagttcatttgaatttaaaagaacataaatgtcgcctgtgtgattatgctgcaaatcAGAAAATGCAGATCAAGAGACATTTCGATTCggttcatttaaaattgaagaaacataaGTGTCATATGTGTGATTATGCCGCAAATTCTAAAAAAAGTGTTGAATGGCATGAAGAATCAGTCCATTATAAATTGAGgaaacataaatgtcacctgtgtgattatgctgcaaatctcaaaaaaaatctcaaagatcatatagaatcagttcatttaaaattgaaggAACATAATTGTCTTCAGTGTGATTTTGCTACAAATCGGTTTCATTTTCTCAAACGACATGTACAatcagttcatttgaaattgaaggaacataagtgtcacctgtgtgattatgctgcgAATCAGAAAGTGCATCTCGAAAAACATTTGAATtcagttcatttgaatttgaagccacataagtgtcacttgtgtgattatgctgcaaatcGGAAAACGTATCTTCAGCAACATTTAAAttttgttcatttaaattcgaaaaaagaagtatcacctgtgtga
- the LOC123672517 gene encoding uncharacterized protein LOC123672517: MDPVSFSGDDDNIIEFQKNTLKFKKEQEKRWTSFFSKHSVDMNLEPIPSVGIYEVRNDFDSKSEENSSVDQSDEKIERKNNVEVTNVSKKNRKNWFPKKVPTVLRVNDEKTDSLLEQSEEIIESESHEVLENIETIKKNKLPKIIPKVEIIGSDILPGNAIEKSNTNCFIVEQSKGIIETESNDGENVGKENNKTEVCQMISTLTNSYSKGCGYQLKLSDNMSKIAIQKVLVNFIEGDLKSRLGYYFVFLYSSCIQRDKNQDLWRDVFVKEFIKVGKKVNNKDILTYIQRIFDPAKPINSKALIDTIENKYKSELRSYFERAYDSDHSSDEEIWNKIHMEWNRLNKDIPEKCLCVYHRQLFGPISIMNS; encoded by the exons ATGGATCCTGTTAGTTTTTCTGGAGACGACGATAATATAattgaattccaaaaaaataccttgaaattcaaaaaggAACAAGAAAAGAGATGGacatcatttttttcgaaacattCAGTTGATATGAACCTGGAGCCTATTCCATCTGTTGGTATATATGAAGTCCGAAATGACTTCGATTCAAAAAGCGAAGAGAACTCCTCAGTTGACCAATCTGACGAAAAAATTGAACGCAAAAACAATGTAGAAGTAACAAATGTgagtaaaaaaaatagaaaaaactgGTTTCCTAAAAAAGTACCTACAGTCTTAAGAgtaaatgatgaaaaaactgaTTCCTTACTTGAGCAGTCTgaagaaataattgaatcaGAAAGTCATGAAGtacttgaaaatattgaaaccatCAAGAAAAATAAACTACCTAAAATAATTCCTAAAGTTGAAATAATAGGGTCAGATATATTACCAGGCAATGCAATTGAAAAAAGCAATACAAACTGCTTTATTGTCGAACAATCGAAAGGAATAATTGAAACTGAAAGCAATGACGGAGAAAATGTAGGAAAAGAGAATAATAAAACGGAGGTCTGTCAAATGATATCTACACTTACTAATAGTTATTCTAAAGGATGTGGATATCAATTAAAATTATCAGATAATATGTCAAAAATAGCAATCCAAAAAGTGCTGGTAAATTTTATTGAAGGTGATTTGAAAAGTAGATTaggatattattttgttttcttatatAGCTCTTGCATACAAAGAGACAAAAATCAGGACCTATGGAGAGATGTATTTGTGAAGGAGTTCATTAAGGTGGGAAAAAAAGTGAATAACAAGGACATTCTTACATACatacaaagaatttttgatcCTGCTAAACCTATAAATTCTAAAGCTCTTATTGATacaatagaaaataaatataaaagtgaATTAAGATCATATTTTGAAAGAGCATATGATAGTGATCATTCTTCTGATGAGGAAATTTGGAATAAGATACATATGGAATGGAATAGATTGAATAAAGATATTCCTGAAAAATGTCTTTGTGTATATCATAGGCAACTATTTGG tcctaTCTCAATCAtgaattcttaa
- the LOC123672516 gene encoding zinc finger protein 711-like isoform X2, with product MNAESNEIDKTVECSEIEENFRSQLKNENEVHERIVDLENDDDSLNIKESPKLCDESSYSNTKKHHCRLCDYATKQKRTLKQHVNSVHINLREHECHLCDYATNQKACLKLHIDSVHFNLKEHKCHLCDYAANQKVFVKQHIAAVHYNLKEHKCHLCDYASNYKNLIKQHIAAVHYKLKKHVCDMCDFATNRKVHLKQHIDSVHLKLKKHKCHLCDYAANHKGNLMKHVNSVHLNLKEHKCYMCDYATNIKQLLKQHIDSVHLKLKGHKCHLCGYAANQKQNLKRHIDAVHLNLKTHKCHLCDYAVNRKEMLDQHINSAHLNLKQYKCHMCDYATNQKASLKLHIDSVHFNLKEHKCHLCDYATNQKVFLKQHIDAVHFNLKKHKCHLCDFATNYKYSIKQHINHVHLHLKEHKCHTCDYATNNKQLIEQHIDSVHVNLNHVNSNDSDMGQHVLTENSKHEDSIHFNEHDYAENQNMVIKQDIDLVHLE from the exons ATGAATGCGGAATCAAATGAAATAGATAA AACTGTTGAGTGTTCAGAGATTGAAGAGAACTTCAGgtctcaattgaaaa ATGAGAATGAAGTTCATGAGAGGATTGTAGACTTGGAAAATGATGATGATTCTTTGAATATAAAAGAATCACCCAAAttatgtgatgaatcttcttaTTCAAATACGAAGAAACATCACTGCCgcctgtgtgattatgctacaaaacaaaaaagaacGCTCAAACAACATGTAAATTCTGTTCATATAAATTTGAGGGAACATgagtgtcacctgtgtgattatgcgACCAATCAGAAAGCTTGTCTCAAACTACATATAGATTCagttcatttcaatttgaaggaacataagtgtcacctgtgtgacTATGCTGCAAATCAGAAAGTGTTTGTCAAACAACATATTGCAGCTGTTCATTACAATTTGAAggaacataagtgtcacctgtgcGATTATgcttcaaactataaaaatttaatcaaacaacATATTGCAGCTGTTCATtacaaattgaagaaacatGTATGTGATATGTGTGATTTTGCTACTAACAGAAAAGTGCATCTCAAACAacatatagattctgttcatttgaaattgaagaaacataagtgtcacctCTGTGATTATGCTGCAAACCATAAAGGCAATCTCATGAAACATGTAAATtcagttcatttaaatttgaaggaACATAAGTGTTACatgtgtgattatgctacaaataTTAAACAATTACTAAAACAACATATAGAttcagttcatttgaaattgaaaggaCATAAATGCCACCTGTGTGGTTATGCTGCAAATCAGAAACAGAATCTCAAAAGACATATTGATgctgttcatttaaatttgaagacacataagtgtcatctatgtgaTTATGCTGTAAATCGTAAAGAAATGCTTGACCAACATATAAATTCAGctcatttaaatttgaagcAATATAAGTGTCACatgtgtgattatgctacaaatcAGAAAGCTAGTCTCAAACTACATATAGATTCAGTACATTTCAATTTGAAGGAACATAAGTGCCACCTGTGTGACTATGCTACAAATCAGAAAGTTTTTCTCAAACAACATATTGATGCtgttcatttcaatttgaagaaacataagtgtcacctgtgtgattttGCTACAAACtataaatattcaatcaaacAACATATAAATCATGTTCATTTACATTTGAAGGAACATAAGTGTCACACttgtgattatgctacaaataataaacaattaatCGAACAACATATAGATTCAGTTCATGTAAATCTCAATCATGTAAATTCTAATGATTCAGATATGGGGCAACATGTGTTAACcgaaaattcaaaacatgaagATTCGATTCATTTCAATGAGCATGATTATGCCGAAAATCAGAACATGGTAATAAAACAAGATATAGATCTTGTCCATTTAGAATAA
- the LOC123672525 gene encoding zinc finger Y-chromosomal protein-like encodes MTDKSESFFREGTTEGTNDNFINRERQRVNRDKLFDETKKLLVNYKAQYVGEETSAGLKIEDLDIVEEFIDGNEIYKRNSHVFQFDAVEELQNIDAKNVFSHPKENESSNVNLEKGSNFYEDDINRKIVLDNREYTSEKIELKCDNDSVQKVHLKENIGTVSLNIKKHECNYCDYASIQKRRLREHMESVHLNIKRHKCHLCDFASVQKEHIREHIEAIHLKIKKHKCPSCDYVSVRNAHIKKHIESVHLNIKNLKCDICDYVTAHKMSLKNHIDSVHMNIKKYKCHFCDYASVKNCNIKTHIDGVHLNIKKNKCHLCDYASVEKGNLKAHIARIHLNTKTHKCHLCDYTSFQKRTLDEHAQTVHLNIKEHKCHICDYATARKRNLKSHIDSAHFNRKKHK; translated from the exons ATGACAGACAAATCTGAATCATTCTTCAGAGAAGGTACAACTGAAGGAACCAATGACAATTTTATTAATAGGGAAAGACAAAGGGTCAACCGCGATAAACTCTTTGATGAGACCAAAAAATTATTAGTTAACTACAA AGCACAATATGTAGGTGAAGAGACCTCTGCAGGCCTGAAAATCGAAGATTTGGACATAGTTGAAGAATTTATAGATGGAAATGAGATTTACAAGAGAAATTCAcatgtttttcaatttgatgCAGTCGAAGAACTTCAAAACATAGATGCAAAGAATGTTTTCTCTCATCCAAAAGAAAATGAATCCTCTAATGTCAATTTAGAAAAGGGCAGTAATTTTTATGAGGATGATATTAATCGGAAAATTGTACTTGATAATCGGGAATATACTTCTGAAAAGATCGAACTCAAGTGTGATAATGATTCAGTTCAGAAGGTTCATCTAAAAGAAAATATCGGAACTGTCAGTCTGAATATAAAGAAACATGAGTGTAATTACTGCGATTATGCTTCAATTCAGAAAAGACGTTTGAGAGAGCATATGGAATCggttcatttgaatataaagagacataagtgtcacttatgtgattttgCTTCAGTTCAGAAGGAACACATTAGAGAGCATATAGAAGcgattcatttgaaaataaaaaaacataagtgtCCCTCATGTGATTATGTTTCAGTTCGGAATGCACACATTAAGAAGCATATAGAAtcagttcatttgaatataaagaACCTCAAGTGTGATATATGTGATTATGTAACAGCTCACAAGATGAGTCTCAAAAATCACATAGATTCAGTTCATatgaatataaagaaatataagTGTCACTTTTGTGATTATGCTTCAGTTAAGAACTGTAACATTAAAACCCACATAGATGGagttcatttgaatataaaaaagaatAAATGTCACCTATGTGATTATGCTTCAGTTGAAAAGGGAAACCTCAAAGCTCATATTGCaagaattcatttgaatacaaagACACATAAGTGTCACCTCTGCGATTACACTTCGTTTCAGAAGAGAACCCTCGATGAACATGCACAAACTGTTCATTTAAATATAAAGGAGCATAAGTGCCACATTTGTGATTATGCTACAGCTCGTAAGAGAAACCTCAAAAGTCATATAGATTCAGCccatttcaatagaaaaaaacatAAGTGA